Proteins encoded in a region of the Mucispirillum schaedleri ASF457 genome:
- a CDS encoding menaquinone biosynthesis decarboxylase — protein MAYNDLREFIKVLEKNGELKRVSAKVDPVLEVAEITDRVSKNYGEALLFENVDGSDHDIVINIFGSIKRMCMALEVDDLDDLGERIINLVDKNTPQNFMDKLKSLPMIMEISNILPKTVKKGACKEVIIKGDDVDLLKFPVIKCWPGDAGRFITMPCVFTKDPETGTRNCGMYRMQVYDGKTTGMHWHIHHGGADHFRKAQRMGLEKLEAAVALGPDPVVTFAATAPVPDGIDEMLFAGFIRKQAVEMIKCETVDLEVPANSEIVLEGYVLTNELRREGPFGDHTGYYSLADDFPVFHITCITHRKDAVYPTTIVGKPPMEDCYMGVATGRIFLPILKKQVPEIVDMYMPLEGVFHNIMFLSIDKKYPMQAHKIMHYVWGTGQMMFTKMIVIVDKDVDVKNTNEVLWRMGNNVDWERDTCIVKGPVDTLDHSSPYAFWGNKIGIDATKKLPGEGHLREWPEDIVMSDEIRELVTKRWKEYGL, from the coding sequence ATGGCTTATAATGATTTAAGAGAGTTTATTAAGGTTTTAGAAAAAAATGGCGAATTAAAAAGGGTTTCTGCCAAAGTTGACCCTGTATTAGAAGTGGCAGAAATAACTGACAGAGTATCAAAAAATTATGGTGAAGCTCTTCTTTTTGAAAATGTAGATGGATCAGACCATGATATAGTGATAAATATATTTGGCTCTATAAAAAGAATGTGTATGGCTTTGGAAGTTGATGATTTAGATGACCTTGGTGAGCGTATTATAAACCTTGTTGATAAAAATACACCACAGAATTTTATGGATAAATTAAAAAGCCTGCCTATGATTATGGAAATTAGCAATATACTGCCTAAAACAGTAAAAAAAGGTGCATGTAAAGAAGTTATTATAAAAGGCGATGATGTAGATTTATTGAAATTTCCAGTAATAAAATGCTGGCCTGGTGATGCAGGCAGGTTTATAACTATGCCTTGTGTATTTACTAAAGACCCAGAAACAGGCACAAGAAACTGCGGTATGTATCGTATGCAGGTATATGATGGCAAAACTACAGGTATGCACTGGCATATTCATCATGGTGGAGCAGACCATTTTAGAAAAGCACAAAGAATGGGGCTTGAAAAATTAGAAGCAGCTGTTGCTCTTGGTCCAGACCCTGTTGTTACATTTGCAGCAACTGCACCTGTGCCTGATGGTATAGATGAAATGCTTTTTGCAGGCTTTATCAGAAAACAGGCTGTTGAAATGATAAAATGCGAAACTGTAGATTTAGAAGTGCCTGCAAATAGTGAAATAGTTTTAGAAGGATATGTATTAACTAATGAACTTCGCAGGGAAGGTCCTTTTGGCGACCATACAGGCTACTATTCCTTAGCTGATGATTTTCCAGTATTTCATATAACATGTATTACTCATAGAAAAGATGCAGTATATCCTACAACTATAGTTGGTAAGCCGCCTATGGAAGACTGCTATATGGGAGTTGCAACTGGCAGAATATTCCTGCCTATTCTTAAAAAACAGGTTCCAGAGATTGTTGATATGTATATGCCGTTAGAAGGTGTATTTCATAACATTATGTTTTTATCTATTGATAAAAAATATCCTATGCAGGCACATAAAATTATGCACTATGTATGGGGCACAGGTCAGATGATGTTTACTAAAATGATAGTTATAGTTGATAAAGATGTAGATGTTAAAAATACAAATGAAGTGCTTTGGAGAATGGGTAACAATGTGGACTGGGAAAGAGATACATGTATTGTAAAAGGTCCTGTTGATACATTAGACCATTCATCACCTTATGCTTTCTGGGGCAATAAAATAGGAATAGATGCAACTAAAAAACTGCCCGGTGAAGGACATTTAAGAGAATGGCCTGAAGATATTGTTATGAGTGATGAAATTCGTGAGCTTGTAACAAAACGCTGGAAAGAATACGGTTTATAA
- a CDS encoding TorD/DmsD family molecular chaperone, which yields MAADLQEIFGGREVIYAFFAKLFLEPICENEYKMINDILPMLKNLEDISSLAKKEINMLDDFITKYNSLQEKELDEFKLDNLRAYTRIFALTDSVPNSESYYTSLEHLVNQQSREQVLKSYKTFGYDTDFHDSNEPEDFIAYELMFMSYLSRKAVICMNNGKEENYNIVIKAQKEFIKDHFFKYIDEFINKMEMFEQGKIFYLPLSYFLREYLKYDYEFLNSLNN from the coding sequence ATGGCAGCAGATTTACAAGAAATATTTGGCGGCAGGGAAGTTATTTATGCTTTTTTTGCAAAGCTTTTTTTAGAGCCGATATGTGAAAATGAATATAAAATGATAAACGATATATTGCCAATGCTTAAAAATTTGGAAGATATATCATCACTTGCAAAAAAAGAAATAAACATGCTTGATGATTTCATTACTAAATATAACTCTTTGCAGGAAAAGGAATTAGATGAATTTAAGTTAGATAATCTTCGTGCATATACAAGGATATTTGCATTAACTGACAGTGTTCCAAATTCTGAATCATATTACACATCATTAGAACACCTTGTAAATCAACAGTCAAGGGAACAGGTGTTAAAGTCATATAAAACTTTTGGTTATGATACGGATTTTCATGATTCTAATGAACCAGAAGACTTTATTGCCTATGAGCTTATGTTTATGTCATATCTATCAAGAAAAGCAGTTATATGTATGAATAATGGTAAAGAAGAAAACTATAATATAGTAATAAAGGCTCAGAAAGAATTTATTAAAGACCATTTCTTTAAATATATTGATGAATTTATAAATAAAATGGAGATGTTTGAGCAGGGAAAAATCTTTTATTTACCATTAAGTTACTTTTTAAGAGAGTATTTAAAATATGATTATGAATTTTTAAACTCTCTAAATAACTAA
- a CDS encoding 4Fe-4S dicluster domain-containing protein — protein MRYAFYFDQTRCMSCNSCSVSCKDYNQINPGPVRWRKVDTYKTDGSLIAMFNLAMSCNHCEEPACLAACSQNAIIKKDNGIVYVDRSKCIGLHLCIAACPFAATHIADDKQEPEQKVSWTITHPMQKCDMCMSRVEKGEKPVCVASCVGHALDFGDFETLKSKYSDAVQLNPSDFPYAYANNTTETGPSMLIKKRTRTVTLNNGK, from the coding sequence ATGCGTTATGCATTTTATTTTGACCAAACTAGATGTATGTCATGTAATTCATGTTCTGTTTCTTGCAAAGACTATAACCAGATAAACCCTGGACCAGTTCGCTGGAGAAAAGTTGATACATATAAAACAGATGGCAGTTTAATAGCTATGTTTAACCTTGCAATGAGCTGTAATCACTGCGAAGAACCGGCATGTCTTGCCGCATGCTCACAAAATGCAATAATTAAAAAAGACAATGGTATTGTTTATGTAGATAGAAGCAAATGTATAGGCTTACATCTTTGTATTGCTGCATGTCCATTTGCTGCCACTCATATTGCAGATGATAAGCAGGAGCCAGAACAAAAAGTTTCATGGACAATTACTCATCCAATGCAGAAATGTGATATGTGTATGAGCCGTGTTGAAAAAGGTGAAAAACCAGTATGTGTTGCATCATGCGTTGGTCATGCTCTTGATTTTGGTGATTTTGAAACCCTTAAATCAAAATACTCTGATGCAGTTCAGTTAAATCCAAGTGATTTCCCTTATGCTTATGCAAATAATACTACTGAAACAGGTCCATCAATGCTTATTAAAAAACGCACTAGGACAGTAACTCTTAACAACGGAAAATAA
- a CDS encoding molybdopterin-dependent oxidoreductase, translated as MRGGAGTSSNDENDLTPDYIRYGTSGHNCGAKCLIKAHVKNGVIKRFVTDESIIDTTGQVIDSENPNCSASRACSKCRSYKFRLYHPGRLKYPLKQTKKRGDLSGFIRISWEQALDEIARKHKAITDKYGPESFHSIYACGAYSSSWQGGGYTGIWTGISTSAAASLMGGYAKYTHDYSFHQRSFFGTGYTGYNGSSANANTVASAVKNVVLWGSNVLSTVNSSAYSEIRSVEMMKQRGGKVWFIGPEFVDTGVTLADTWYQMKPYTDTALILGMLYHAIDTTFDADGNKKTGGLLDVDYIDTMVYGFFDSPEYWIETNYTKGTDTAVGTDINENAGKIYIDQTTAKSEIDKWDKETGPFTIGRNTYPYRWKNKADTSLYVYQEPIVKVNAVPAGRSLSAYIMGSDARLTKAAYSGNYVADQFASKQAKRNGSICSYISSAGNTTKYKTKKDFLKPKNTKWASDITGIPEQAIKDLAELYFNQDNHPIYSEWCGAQQKQANGVINMFALQALLILSKSWGQTGDGLGRAFGGARSNAAGTLNVSISRPDVPSSPATPVISCTQWHNAIKFAFKEQLTANGYSAKYIPDWDYRNSESGVYYEDGGAKALYTWDREADGTIKTNADGYYKWKTGKDGKPLKAGFRFILNSGGNIPMNQHMDPNDAREMFEALDLGSTQPDNPDTFCMVSFDNFLSPSPRWSDYVLPAATTWEQEDIISISLGNSLYIPVVSNAPGQAKSQWNFTNDLLKAVGKLKGVGNELATKFTGGIPNQQIEDLVKDAFGKASVNPQSLYHGKTWEDFINNPYAPKTASEYAPVTVTKTTLRENLDNYLAGNMSQAFISGIKTNEKTGYGAQWLQSTIDLCPKASGRFHVYSDSLVYCYEHRFEQWHGYLASKGQATGQANKDFENDPLVYPIPLYYAYEDYFNEAYGVMNGKNTLDMSKGYLLTTTHDRYRAHSSQSENPYLRELTHRIKGGALYSGNDWNEYGNIGAVQEVKAGETANLARLNQTISNGQPIAGKENVASWSEVWMNNQDAAAEGIADGQLITIGNPIGDVRVIARVTDRVVRGFIGLHQGCWYDPDPVDGIDDGGCANTLMAQRPSRVDHGNGQQSAMVWIKNK; from the coding sequence ATACGGGGGGGGGCTGGCACAAGTTCCAATGATGAAAATGATTTAACTCCCGATTATATTCGTTACGGCACAAGCGGTCATAACTGCGGTGCTAAATGTCTTATAAAAGCTCATGTAAAAAATGGTGTAATTAAGCGTTTTGTTACAGATGAAAGCATTATAGACACAACTGGTCAAGTAATTGACAGTGAAAACCCTAACTGTTCAGCTTCAAGAGCGTGTTCAAAATGTCGTTCTTATAAATTCCGTTTATATCATCCCGGAAGATTAAAATATCCATTAAAACAAACTAAAAAACGCGGTGATTTATCTGGCTTTATTCGCATTTCTTGGGAACAGGCATTAGATGAAATCGCAAGAAAACATAAAGCAATTACAGATAAATACGGTCCAGAATCATTTCACTCAATATATGCCTGTGGTGCATATTCTTCTTCGTGGCAGGGTGGCGGCTACACTGGTATATGGACAGGTATAAGCACATCAGCTGCGGCAAGTTTAATGGGCGGTTATGCAAAATATACTCATGATTATTCTTTTCATCAAAGGTCATTCTTTGGCACTGGCTATACTGGTTATAATGGCAGCAGTGCAAATGCAAATACTGTTGCAAGTGCAGTTAAAAATGTTGTTTTATGGGGTTCCAATGTATTATCAACAGTAAACAGCTCAGCATATTCTGAAATCCGTTCTGTTGAAATGATGAAGCAGCGTGGCGGTAAAGTATGGTTCATAGGACCAGAATTTGTTGACACTGGTGTAACTCTTGCAGATACATGGTATCAAATGAAACCATACACTGATACTGCATTAATTCTTGGTATGCTTTATCATGCAATAGATACTACATTTGATGCTGATGGTAACAAAAAAACAGGCGGATTATTAGATGTAGATTATATTGATACAATGGTATATGGTTTCTTTGATTCTCCAGAATATTGGATAGAAACTAATTATACTAAGGGAACAGATACAGCTGTTGGAACGGATATAAATGAAAATGCTGGAAAAATATATATAGACCAAACAACTGCAAAGTCTGAAATTGATAAATGGGACAAAGAAACAGGACCATTTACAATAGGTAGAAACACATATCCATATCGTTGGAAAAATAAAGCGGACACATCATTGTATGTTTATCAAGAGCCTATTGTAAAAGTAAATGCAGTTCCTGCAGGTCGTTCACTTTCAGCTTATATTATGGGCAGTGATGCGAGACTTACAAAAGCAGCTTACAGTGGCAACTATGTAGCTGACCAGTTTGCATCTAAACAGGCTAAAAGAAATGGCTCTATTTGCTCTTATATTTCATCAGCAGGTAATACTACAAAATACAAAACTAAAAAAGATTTTTTAAAACCTAAAAATACAAAATGGGCTTCTGATATTACTGGTATACCAGAACAGGCTATTAAAGATTTAGCAGAGCTTTATTTTAACCAAGATAATCATCCAATATACAGCGAATGGTGCGGTGCTCAGCAAAAGCAGGCAAATGGTGTGATTAATATGTTTGCTTTGCAGGCACTTCTTATTCTTTCTAAATCATGGGGGCAGACTGGTGACGGTTTAGGCAGAGCTTTTGGTGGTGCAAGAAGTAATGCAGCAGGCACATTAAATGTAAGTATAAGCCGTCCAGATGTTCCAAGCAGCCCTGCAACACCAGTTATTTCCTGCACTCAGTGGCATAATGCAATAAAATTTGCATTTAAAGAGCAGTTAACTGCAAATGGTTATTCTGCAAAATATATACCTGACTGGGATTATAGAAATTCTGAGTCAGGTGTTTACTATGAAGATGGTGGTGCAAAAGCTCTTTATACATGGGATAGAGAAGCAGATGGCACAATAAAAACAAATGCTGATGGATATTATAAATGGAAAACAGGTAAAGATGGCAAACCATTAAAAGCAGGGTTTCGGTTTATATTAAACTCTGGTGGTAATATTCCAATGAACCAGCATATGGACCCAAATGATGCAAGAGAAATGTTTGAAGCTCTTGATTTAGGTTCTACACAGCCAGATAATCCAGATACATTCTGCATGGTATCATTTGATAACTTTTTATCTCCGTCTCCAAGATGGTCAGACTATGTATTACCTGCTGCTACAACTTGGGAACAGGAAGATATTATCAGCATATCTCTTGGTAACTCTTTATATATCCCAGTTGTAAGTAATGCTCCCGGTCAGGCTAAATCTCAATGGAACTTTACAAATGATTTATTAAAAGCAGTAGGTAAATTAAAAGGTGTTGGTAATGAGCTTGCGACTAAATTTACAGGCGGCATTCCTAATCAGCAAATTGAAGATTTAGTAAAAGATGCATTTGGTAAAGCAAGTGTAAATCCGCAAAGTTTATACCATGGCAAAACATGGGAAGATTTCATTAATAACCCTTATGCTCCAAAAACAGCAAGTGAATATGCACCAGTTACTGTTACAAAAACTACTTTAAGGGAAAATCTTGATAATTATCTTGCTGGTAATATGTCTCAAGCATTTATATCAGGTATTAAGACAAACGAAAAAACAGGCTATGGTGCACAATGGCTGCAATCAACTATTGATTTATGTCCAAAAGCATCTGGCAGGTTTCATGTATATTCAGATTCACTTGTTTACTGCTATGAACACCGTTTTGAACAATGGCACGGATACCTTGCAAGTAAGGGACAGGCTACTGGTCAAGCTAACAAAGACTTTGAAAATGACCCATTAGTTTATCCTATTCCATTATACTATGCTTATGAAGACTATTTTAATGAAGCTTATGGTGTAATGAATGGTAAAAATACATTAGATATGAGCAAAGGTTATCTCTTAACAACTACTCATGATAGATATAGAGCACACTCATCTCAGTCTGAAAATCCATATTTAAGAGAATTAACTCACAGAATTAAAGGCGGAGCTTTATATTCTGGTAATGACTGGAATGAGTATGGCAATATTGGTGCAGTTCAGGAAGTAAAAGCTGGTGAAACAGCAAACCTTGCCCGTCTTAATCAGACAATTTCAAACGGTCAGCCAATAGCTGGCAAAGAAAATGTCGCTTCTTGGAGTGAAGTGTGGATGAATAATCAGGATGCTGCAGCAGAAGGTATTGCTGATGGTCAATTAATCACAATAGGCAACCCGATAGGTGATGTTCGTGTTATTGCAAGAGTTACTGACAGGGTAGTAAGAGGCTTTATTGGACTTCATCAAGGCTGCTGGTATGACCCAGACCCAGTTGACGGCATAGATGATGGAGGGTGTGCAAATACACTTATGGCTCAAAGACCATCAAGGGTAGACCATGGTAACGGACAGCAGTCTGCTATGGTATGGATAAAAAATAAATAA
- a CDS encoding twin-arginine translocation signal domain-containing protein — protein MGKETNVLKSLEESSVSRRSFLKGISALGAMAAMYGCSKDGSSDIIYGGGLAQVPMMKMI, from the coding sequence ATGGGAAAAGAAACTAATGTTTTAAAATCATTAGAAGAAAGCTCAGTATCAAGGCGTTCCTTTTTAAAAGGCATATCAGCACTTGGTGCAATGGCTGCCATGTATGGCTGCTCTAAAGATGGCAGTTCAGATATTATATACGGGGGGGGGCTGGCACAAGTTCCAATGATGAAAATGATTTAA
- the rplC gene encoding 50S ribosomal protein L3 → MAKGIIGKKIGMTQVFSDNGAVIPVTVVQAGPCVVVQKKTVESDGYNAIQIGFEEILSEKKVNKPMAGHFKKADVKPMKYLREVRVDAIDDYNVGQTISTEIFAEGDLVDIQGVTIGKGFAGGMKRWNFAGGPGGHGSGFHRRLGSIGMKEWPAEVNKGKKMAGHLGVETVTTQRLKVVKVMPEKNVILVQGSVSGHKNGIIYIKGTAKPKR, encoded by the coding sequence ATGGCAAAGGGAATTATCGGTAAAAAAATCGGAATGACACAAGTATTTTCTGATAACGGAGCGGTTATTCCGGTTACGGTTGTACAAGCTGGACCATGTGTCGTTGTGCAGAAAAAAACCGTTGAATCTGATGGCTATAATGCTATACAAATCGGGTTCGAAGAGATACTCTCAGAAAAGAAAGTTAATAAACCTATGGCTGGACATTTTAAAAAAGCAGATGTTAAGCCAATGAAATATCTTCGTGAAGTTCGTGTTGATGCTATTGATGACTACAATGTGGGTCAGACAATCAGCACAGAAATATTTGCAGAAGGCGATTTAGTAGATATCCAAGGCGTAACAATAGGTAAAGGTTTCGCTGGTGGTATGAAACGCTGGAACTTTGCAGGTGGCCCTGGTGGTCATGGTTCAGGCTTTCACCGTAGACTAGGTTCTATAGGTATGAAAGAATGGCCTGCAGAAGTAAACAAAGGTAAAAAAATGGCTGGTCACTTAGGTGTGGAAACTGTTACAACTCAAAGATTAAAAGTTGTAAAAGTTATGCCTGAAAAAAATGTTATACTTGTTCAAGGCTCTGTTTCGGGTCATAAAAACGGTATAATATACATCAAAGGAACAGCTAAACCAAAAAGATAG
- the rpsJ gene encoding 30S ribosomal protein S10, which yields MENQKIRIKLKAFEHKILDKVVKDIVNTAKRTGARVVGPIPLPTRIEKFCVTRSPHVDKNSREQFEIRTHKRLIDIFEYNPQTIDALKNLELSAGIDVEIKL from the coding sequence ATGGAAAATCAAAAGATAAGAATAAAACTTAAAGCTTTTGAACACAAAATTTTAGATAAAGTTGTAAAAGATATTGTTAATACAGCTAAAAGAACAGGTGCAAGAGTTGTTGGTCCTATACCACTTCCTACTCGCATTGAAAAATTTTGTGTAACTCGTTCTCCTCATGTTGATAAAAATTCTCGTGAGCAGTTTGAAATAAGGACTCATAAGCGTTTAATTGATATTTTTGAGTATAATCCTCAAACAATTGATGCACTTAAGAATCTTGAGCTATCTGCGGGCATAGACGTAGAGATTAAACTCTAA
- the tuf gene encoding elongation factor Tu, with protein sequence MAKQKFERKKPHVNVGTIGHVDHGKTTLTAALTNVLSQKGLASFVDYANIDKAPEERERGITIATSHVEYESETRHYAHVDCPGHADYVKNMITGAAQMDGAILVVSAADGPMPQTREHILLARQVGVPYIIVFMNKCDMVDDEELLELVEMEIRELLSSYEFPGDDTPIVKGSALKALENPTDEAQTKPIWDLLAALDAYIPTPERAVDQPFLMPIEDVFSISGRGTVVTGRVERGVIKVGEEIEIVGIHDTSKTTVTGVEMFRKLLDEGVAGDNIGVLLRGTKKDEVERGQVLAKPGSITPHKKFKAEAYILTKDEGGRHTPFFGGYRPQFYFRTTDVTGIIVLQEGVEMVMPGDNISCEVQLIQPIAMEKGLRFAIREGGRTVGAGVVTEIIE encoded by the coding sequence ATGGCTAAACAAAAATTTGAAAGAAAAAAACCACATGTTAATGTTGGCACAATTGGTCACGTTGACCACGGTAAAACTACATTAACTGCTGCTTTAACAAATGTATTATCTCAAAAAGGTCTTGCATCTTTTGTAGATTATGCAAATATTGACAAAGCTCCAGAAGAAAGAGAACGCGGTATTACTATTGCAACAAGCCACGTTGAATATGAATCTGAAACTCGTCACTATGCACATGTTGACTGTCCAGGACACGCCGACTATGTTAAAAATATGATTACTGGTGCAGCTCAGATGGATGGTGCTATATTAGTTGTATCAGCTGCTGATGGTCCTATGCCACAAACTCGTGAACACATACTTCTTGCTCGTCAAGTTGGTGTTCCATATATCATTGTTTTCATGAACAAATGCGATATGGTTGATGATGAAGAACTTTTAGAACTTGTTGAAATGGAAATAAGAGAATTATTATCTTCATACGAATTTCCTGGTGATGACACTCCAATTGTTAAAGGTTCTGCTTTAAAAGCATTAGAAAACCCAACTGATGAAGCTCAAACTAAACCTATTTGGGATTTATTAGCTGCATTAGATGCATATATTCCAACTCCAGAAAGAGCTGTTGATCAGCCATTCTTAATGCCAATTGAAGATGTGTTCTCTATTTCTGGCCGTGGCACAGTTGTTACTGGTCGTGTAGAACGCGGTGTAATTAAAGTTGGTGAAGAAATTGAAATTGTTGGTATACATGACACATCTAAAACAACAGTTACAGGTGTTGAAATGTTCCGTAAACTTTTAGACGAAGGTGTTGCTGGTGATAATATTGGTGTGTTACTTCGCGGAACTAAAAAAGATGAAGTTGAACGCGGTCAAGTATTAGCTAAACCGGGTTCTATTACTCCACATAAAAAATTCAAAGCAGAAGCTTATATCTTAACTAAAGATGAAGGTGGCCGTCACACTCCATTCTTTGGTGGATACCGTCCACAGTTCTATTTTAGAACTACTGATGTTACTGGTATCATCGTTCTTCAAGAAGGTGTTGAAATGGTTATGCCTGGTGATAACATCAGCTGTGAAGTTCAACTTATCCAACCAATTGCTATGGAAAAAGGTCTTCGTTTTGCTATCCGTGAAGGTGGTAGAACTGTTGGTGCAGGCGTTGTTACTGAAATTATTGAGTAA
- the fusA gene encoding elongation factor G, which translates to MARTKSLDLQRNIGIMAHIDAGKTTTTERILYYTGVNYKIGEVHDGAATMDWMEQERERGITITSATTQCFWKDYVVNIIDTPGHVDFTIEVERSLKVLDGAVGVFCAVAGVQPQSETVWRQADKYKVPRVAFVNKMDRTGANFYRVLEMMNDRLGATPVAVQIPIGAEDKFQGVVDLIEMKGYIWDVEGDFGMKFKEVEIPADLKDKAAEYRAKMIETAVEADEALMERYLEGGEITNDEIKSALRKGTCALQFNPVLCGTAFKYKGIQKLLDAVVDYLPSPLDIPAITGINPETNQEETREASDDVPFSALAFKIMTDPYMGQLAYFRVYSGVFEAGNYVLNSTKDKKERIGRLLKMHSNKREEIKEIRAGDICATVGLKFTTTGDTLCDEKNPVVLEAMEFPEPVISIAIEPKTKADQDKLSVALGKLASEDPSFRVRVDEETGQTVISGMGELHLEIIVDRLKREFKVEANIGNPQVAYRETFRKAVKTEGKYIKQSGGKGNYGHCWLEMTPLEPGAGFEFENKIVGGAIPKEYIPAIEKGVTEAMENGIVAGYPVVDFKVTVFDGSFHEVDSNEMAFKIAASMAFKDGMKQGSPVLLEPIMKVEVVTPDEYMGDVMGDLSSRRGRIEGMNVQGNAQVINAMVPLKQMFGYSTELRSITQGRATYTMQFDHYEEVPANIAEEIIKSRN; encoded by the coding sequence GTGGCAAGAACAAAATCTTTAGATTTACAAAGAAATATCGGTATCATGGCTCACATTGATGCTGGTAAAACTACTACAACTGAGCGTATTCTTTACTACACTGGTGTTAACTATAAAATCGGTGAAGTTCATGACGGCGCTGCTACTATGGACTGGATGGAGCAGGAAAGAGAAAGAGGTATTACAATTACTTCTGCTACTACACAATGCTTCTGGAAAGACTATGTTGTTAATATTATTGATACTCCGGGACATGTTGACTTTACAATTGAAGTTGAACGCTCCCTTAAAGTATTAGATGGTGCAGTTGGTGTATTCTGTGCTGTTGCTGGTGTTCAGCCACAGTCTGAAACAGTTTGGAGACAAGCTGATAAATACAAAGTTCCACGAGTTGCATTCGTTAACAAAATGGATAGAACTGGTGCAAATTTCTACCGTGTTCTTGAAATGATGAATGACAGGCTTGGTGCTACACCTGTTGCAGTTCAAATACCAATAGGTGCGGAAGATAAATTCCAAGGTGTTGTAGACTTAATAGAAATGAAAGGCTATATTTGGGATGTTGAAGGTGACTTTGGTATGAAATTTAAGGAAGTAGAAATTCCTGCTGACCTTAAAGACAAAGCTGCAGAATATCGTGCAAAAATGATAGAAACAGCTGTTGAAGCTGATGAAGCTCTTATGGAAAGATACCTTGAAGGCGGAGAAATCACTAATGATGAAATCAAATCTGCACTTCGTAAAGGGACATGTGCATTACAGTTTAACCCTGTATTATGCGGAACAGCTTTTAAATATAAAGGTATTCAAAAACTTCTTGATGCAGTAGTTGATTATCTCCCATCTCCACTTGATATTCCTGCTATTACTGGTATTAATCCAGAAACTAATCAGGAAGAAACTCGTGAAGCTAGTGACGATGTTCCATTTTCTGCATTAGCATTTAAAATTATGACAGACCCATACATGGGGCAGCTTGCATATTTCCGTGTTTATTCTGGTGTGTTTGAAGCTGGTAACTATGTTCTTAACTCTACTAAAGATAAAAAAGAGCGTATCGGTCGTCTTTTAAAAATGCACTCTAATAAAAGAGAAGAAATTAAAGAAATCCGTGCTGGTGATATTTGTGCAACAGTTGGACTTAAATTCACTACAACAGGGGATACTCTTTGTGATGAAAAAAATCCAGTAGTATTAGAAGCTATGGAGTTTCCAGAGCCAGTTATATCTATTGCTATTGAGCCAAAAACAAAAGCAGACCAAGATAAACTTTCTGTTGCATTAGGCAAACTTGCTTCTGAAGACCCATCTTTCAGAGTAAGAGTTGATGAAGAAACTGGTCAGACAGTTATTTCAGGCATGGGCGAGCTCCACCTTGAAATTATTGTTGACCGTTTAAAAAGAGAATTTAAAGTGGAAGCTAACATTGGTAACCCACAAGTTGCTTATCGTGAAACTTTCCGTAAAGCAGTTAAAACTGAAGGTAAATACATTAAACAGTCTGGTGGTAAAGGTAACTATGGCCACTGCTGGTTAGAAATGACTCCACTTGAACCGGGTGCTGGTTTTGAATTTGAAAATAAAATCGTTGGTGGTGCAATACCAAAAGAGTATATTCCAGCTATTGAAAAAGGTGTTACTGAAGCTATGGAAAATGGTATTGTTGCAGGATACCCTGTTGTTGACTTTAAAGTTACTGTATTTGACGGTTCTTTCCACGAAGTTGACTCTAACGAAATGGCATTTAAAATTGCTGCATCTATGGCATTTAAAGATGGTATGAAACAAGGCTCTCCTGTGCTTTTAGAGCCAATTATGAAAGTTGAAGTTGTTACTCCTGATGAATACATGGGCGATGTTATGGGCGATTTAAGCTCTAGACGCGGTAGAATAGAGGGTATGAATGTTCAAGGTAATGCACAGGTTATTAATGCAATGGTGCCATTAAAACAAATGTTTGGTTACTCTACAGAATTACGCTCTATTACACAAGGTCGTGCAACTTATACTATGCAGTTTGACCATTATGAAGAAGTACCTGCAAATATTGCAGAAGAAATTATAAAATCTAGAAATTAA